AGCAAAATGGGTTCACGAGAAAAGTCCGCGCAGTTCAGCTCCATTTGTAGAAGTGAATTGTGCCGCAATTCCCTCAGATTTGTTAGAGAGTGAACTTTTTGGACATGAAAAAGGAGCATTCACCGGCGCCTCCGATCAACGAATTGGAAAGTTTGACCAGGCTGATGGCGGAACTTTATTTTTGGATGAGATTGGTGATATGAGCCTGGAAGCCCAGGCAAAAGTATTACGGGCTTTACAGGAAAGTACTATTACAAGGGTTGGTGGAAACGAGTCTATTTCGGTAGACGTGAGGATATTGGCTGCTACCAACAAGGATCTTGAGGAAGAAATTGAAGAAGGTAATTTTCGTGAAGACTTATTTCATCGTATAAGTGTGATTCCCATTAAAGTACCGCCGCTCAGAGAACGTAAGGAAGATATTCCGCTGATTGCCAAGGCCTGTCTGAAAAATCTGAAAGAAAGAGATATTAGCTTTTCCTCCATTTCCTTCTCAAAAGAAGGATTAAAGGCGCTAACGAAAAGAGAATGGACCGGGAATGTAAGGGAACTTCAAAACGCGGTGGAAAGATTGGGGATTTTAGCTTCTGAAGATGAAATCACCGAAGAAACTGTAAATGATGTACTCAAAACGAGGGACCTTAAAGCGGGGGATTTGGGTAAACTCGCCGATGAAACAGACGATTTTCAGGATTTTAAAGAAACTGCAGAACGGTTATTTTTAGTGAAGCAGCTGGAGAAGAATGACTGGAATGTTTCACAAACTGCAGAAACCATAGGTATACAGCGAAGCCACATGTACAATAAAATGAAAAAATATAATATAGAGCGATAGCATGAGTGCAGAAATCATTGATGGCAAACAGGTAGCAGAATTAGTCAGAAATCGCGTTCGTGAGGATGTAGAGGACTGGAAGGCGAAAGGTAATCGTGCTCCGTTTCTGCAGGTTATTTTGGTTGGGGATGATCCCGCTTCAAAAGTATATACCGGCGCTAAAACTCGTGCTTGCGAAGATGTGGGAATTGAAACTTATACCGAGATTTTACAAGATACGATCTCTGCCAAAGAACTTAAGTCGGTTATTGAAGGATATAATACCGATGATTCAGTAGATGGAATTCTGGTACAACTTCCACTGCCATCCCATTTGTCATCTCATGATGTAATCGAATGCATTAACCATCGCAAAGATGTGGATGGATTTCACCCGATGAATGTGGGCCGCTTAACAGTTGATCAGCCTTGCTTCCGTAGCTGTACGCCAGCCGGCATCATGGAGCTGTTCAAACATTACAGCATTCCCGTTAAAGCGAAACATGCCGTAGTGGTAGGAGCCAGTAATATCGTGGGATCTCCAATGGCGATTATGCTTTCAAGAGAAAATTCTTCTGGAAAAGCCACCACAACGATTTGTCACAAATACACCAAAGATCTTACCCAGCATACCATTTCTGCTGATATTGTTATTGCTGCGGCTGGTCAACCTCACCTTATAAAAGCAGAAATGATTAAAGAGGGTGCTGTCGTGATTGATGTGGGAATCAATAGAATAGCCGATGAAACTTCCGAAAAAGGGTACAAGCTCGTAGGAGATGTCGATTTCGAATCCGTCAAGAAAAAAGCCAGCTGGATTACCCCCGTTCCCGGAGGCGTTGGTCCGATGACTGTTGCAATGCTGATGAAGAATACCTTATTGGCAGCTAAGAAGAGCATTTATCCCGATTAGTTTTTGAAATCGTAAGTATTTAGGACACTGGTGCATGCGCTAAATGTATAACTTAGAACCATGATTTTCTTGATGGAAGGATTGTCATGATGGATGCTGGTAAATCAAGAATATCCTAAAATCCTATAAATCAAGGTTCATAAAGAAGACCGCAATTTCTGGCCATCTTTTTATAGATGCTTCACTTGGACTCTTTCCAGTCGACTCCATTGGCTTGACAAGCAAGTGGAGAGATTTTCCTAAGTCGCTACCGACAGCTTATCGTTGTTGATTAATGGCATTCACATCCTGAAAAAAAGTAGCGCAAAGAAATGAAGTGAAGAATATCACTTTCATGCAGCTAAGAAGAGCATTTATCCGGACTAAAATCTTTTTTTGAATAGGGTGACACTATGATGTCACTCACTGTCATTATCATTGAGTAAATCAAAAAACAAAACTCAACGATCATGACAAGCAACGCACTTTCAATCACTCCGAAACAAAATTCATCACCCGCTTTATTTGCGCTTCCGCTTTTAAAGAGAATCAAACAAGAGAGTCAGAAAGAATATGCTGAAATGCAGGAAGCTTTCGAGTTACTTGGATGGAGCGGACTCCCTGACGAGCTTAAGATCGAAATCAATGAAGATGTTAAGTATATGGTTCAGGAACTGAAGGGAAGATTTTCATCCTGTGATCCATTCGTGAAAAGCCGACGCAATTCAATCCATTATTGGGTAAGTAGTTTTCAGGATGGAATTTGCACCCTTGAAGCGGCAATCAAAGCACTAGAGGTAAAACCCCTCTAAGTATTTCGTTCTTTTGGCTGGGATGATGTGGAATTCACATTTTCTTGATAAAGATCTTCATCTTCAATCTCGATAGGGCCGGATGTATTACCAAAGGAAGCTATTTTTTTTGAAATAGAAGCAGTCAATGTAGAAAGCTGATCCTTTTGTTTCTGATAATAACTTTTCAGGAAAAACCGACTCATAGCAAATCCACCCAGGCCAAAAAATGGAGCTACCATCAAAGCGAATTGTTTACCACTGGTTTCTTTGAATGCGATTAGGGCAACGATGAAACCGAAGAAAAAGCTAAGGAAACTGGCAAGAGATTTAAAAGGTCCCCAAGAGGAAACCATCTGAATTTTGGTCTGTCCATTTTTCGGGGTGAAGGAGAAGTGCTTGTACCCAAAATCACTTTTGCGCTGCTCCCACTCATAGGTATTTCCAACTTTATTGATTTTACCAATACCACCTGTGATTTTTCGGATCTCTAGAACCAAATCTTCCCATTGGTCTTCATTAATTTCACCTTCCACTGAAGAAACATCCTGAATGCGTGAAGTTCCCTTTATCAAATTATAGGTTTGTTCATCAAGATCTGGCTCACCAATTTTAGCTAATGCTTCTTGTAAGGCCTCTTTGCTAATGCCAACTTCTTCAGCGATGTGAATGAGGTCTTCTTCAGACAGTGTTTCCTGATCTTCATACAAGTCTTTTTTAACCTGAATTTCAGAAGCTTTAGTAAGAATTTTACTTATTTCTTTTTTGGAATACGATTTTGAATCAGACATGGAATTCATTTTTGGAGTACCTACGGTATTTAAACAAAAAATGTTATTGAATGCAGAACTTCCACAGAGATATCCTTATCTTTGAAAAACTGCAAGCCAAATTTTCTACTCCATGTATAAAATGAACGACTCATCTCCCTTTGAACGTATTACGCGCCAGGGACTTACGTACGATGATGTACTTTTAGTCCCAAATTTCTCGAAAGTATTGCCACGCGATGTTGACACCACGGTTCAACTTACGCCCACACTCAAGCTCAACATCCCAATTATAAGTGCAGCTATGGATACCGTTTCTGAGTATCGCCTGGCTATTGCATTGGCTCGTGAAGGAGGTATTGCAATGCTTCACAAAAATATGAGCATTGAAGATCAGGCTGAGCATGTTCGTTTGGTGAAAAGGAGTGAGAGCGGGATGATTGTAGATCCTGTAACGCTAAAGGAAGATGCTACTGTTCGGGAAGCACGAGCTTTGATGAAGAAACAGAAGATTGGAGGAATCCCAATTGTTGATGATGCAGGAATTTTAGTGGGTATTGTAACCAATAGGGATTTACGGTTTGAGTCTGAGTTGGGCAAAAAGCTTGGCGATATCATGACCTATGAAGAATTATATACCGCTAAGGAAGGAACCAACCTAAAGCAAGCAGAACAAATCCTCCAGCATTATAAAGTAGAAAAACTCCCTATAGTTGACGAAAACAATAAGCTGGTTGGGTTAATCACCTTTAAAGATATTGAGAAGAAAAAGAATTTCCCGAATGCTTGTAAGGATGAAATGGGAAGATTGCGGGTTGGCGCCGCTGTTGGTGTAACTGCAGATACTATGGATAGGGTTGAAGCCCTGGTTGCAGCAAGTGTAGATGCCATCACCGTTGATACAGCACACGGCCATTCGAAAGGAGTGCTTGATACCATCAAAAAAATTAAACAAAAGTACCCTGACCTGAACGTAATTGGTGGAAACATTGCAACCCGTTCTGCAGCTGAAGCATTGGCAGAAGCCGGAGCAGATGTAGTTAAAGTTGGGGTTGGTCCTGGATCAATTTGTACAACACGCGTTGTTACCGGAGTTGGCGTTCCTCAGTTGAGTGCCGTAATGGAAGTAGCTGAATTCACCCAGAAAAATGGAATTGGATTGATAGCTGATGGCGGTATTAAGCAAACTGGTGACATTCCTAAAGCCATTGCCGGTGGAGCTGATGCTGTGATGATGGGCTCCATGTTTGCTGGGGTAGATGAAAGTCCGGGAGAGACAATTATTTATGAATCACGGAAATACAAGTCTTACCGTGGAATGGGAAGCATCAGTGCGATGAATAAAGGTTCCAAAGACCGCTATTTCCAGGATGTAGAAGATGACATCAGTAAATTGGTTCCAGAAGGAATTGAAGGTAGAGTGCCTTTTAAAGGTTACTTAGGTGAAGTTGTACATCAAATGGCCGGTGGACTTAGAGCTGCGATGGGTTATGCAGGTGCTGCAAATATTGACGATATGAAAAAAGCAGAGTTTGTTCAGATTTCGGCTGCATCCTACAAGGAAAGTCACCCACACTCTGTACAGATTACGAAAGAAGCGCCGAATTACTCAGTATCTTAATCGGCCTTGTCAGGCATGAAAAACGTACTGTTCATTGTCTATTATTTCCCTCCAATGGGAGGGAGTGGTGTTCAGCGTCCTCTTAAATTCGTCAAGTACCTAAGAGATTTCGGTTGGAATCCGATAGTACTTTGCCCGGAACCCGGAGCTTATCATACCTTTGATGAATCACTGGAAAAAGAGCTGGATCAACTGGATGTTAAAGTCCATCGTGTAAGCGGAAATACGCCATTTCATAAAGCTGGACAAAACCCTAAAAAAGTTAAAATTCCAGATTCCGTTGCCAAGGTTCTTCGTTGGTTTTCAACCTTCTTCTTTCTTCCTGATAATAAAAAGAAGTGGATTGAGCCTGGGTTAGAAAAAGCGCTGGCTTTAATTGAAGAAAATGATATTGATGCAGTATTTTCAAGTGCTCCTCCATACAGTAATTTAATGCTCGCCAAACAAATTAAGGAGAAAACTGGCATTCCTACAGTAATGGACCTTCGGGATGACTGGGTTGAAAGCCATTTGATCAATTACCCAACGGTCTGGCATAAAAAGAAAATGGAGCAGCTGGAGATCGATACTCTTGCCAAAGCGGATAAGCTTCTTACCGTTAATGACCGAATTGCCGAAAGCCTGAAGTCTCGAGTGTTAAAAGAAGTTGAGGTGATAGGGCACGGCTACGATCCCGAAGACTTCAATGAGGTTGAAAGTAAGCCTGCATCTTCAGGCTCTAAACTTAAGTTGTTGTATAGCGGTTCTTTCTACCCAGATAGCCGACCGGATTCTTTTCTAAAAGCTGTGCATGAAGTAATTCAATCGAATCCGGAACTAGAAAACCAAATAGAACTACAATTTCAGGGTGGCTTGAATTCTGAACACTGGGAACTGATTAACAAACTGGGCTTAACACCTCTTGTCTTCGATTTTGGATATGTGCCACATGAACTTGCGGTAAAGAATTTAATAGCTGCAGATATTCTTTGGCTGAATGTAGGGCAAAAAAAGAATCCTGAAATAATTTCTTTAGGAAAAACCAGTGAATATTTTGCAACAAAGAAGCCGGTTTTGGGTCTTGTGCCTGAGGGCGTCGCAAAAGAGCTATTGCTGATGTATGGCAAGTCATTTATAGCTGATCCCTATGATATCTCTGAAATAAAAGAACAGCTTTTAGAAATCATTGATCGCTATAAAAACGGCAGGTGGCCGGAACATTCTGAAGAAGTTGTAAATCATTTTGACAGGAAGAAACTAACCGGAAAGCTCGCAAAGATTTTTGATGAAATTTCAACCCAATAATAAGATCTTATTGTAGTAACTTGATGAACAATGATTGATCTTCTTAAAAAATTATTTGAACAGCGTCAGCGTAAAATCAATGTGATTTTACTTGATGACTCAAAGCCTGATGAGGATAATTCCTACAAGATTTATCCTAACGGACTCTTTGGGATGATACTGGGGATTTCCGGTATTTTCGCCATTTTTGTGGCTTTGATCTTTATGCTGACTCCCTTGGGTGGATTATTATACAGCACGGACGATGCCGAAATTCGCGCACAGATCATGGATGTAACGGATAAAGCCATTGCTTTAGAGGATTCCTTAAGACAAAGAGATCTGCAACTTCGTGAAATGAAAAATATAATTCGTTTGAGTATAGATACTACACTTTCATTAGATCAGCGGTTTGATGATTTCTTTAACCCAAATGATCCACTTCAAAATGCTGATTTTTTATCATTCGAAAGATCCGGTTCTTTTGACAGGCTAAGCCAGAGCGAGGTTTTATTCTCAAATGTATCTCGTACAGCTCCTGATTTCCCTGCAAAATTTCCGGTACAGGGATCTTTAACGAGGGGATATCTGCCTGATGATCAACATTATGGTCTTGACGTTGCAACTAAGAATAATGAACCCGTAATCAATATCGCAGACGGGTCAGTATTTATTAGTAGTTGGACAATTAACAATGGATATGTAATATCCGTGCAACATAGTGAGGGTATTGTAACAACCTATAAGCACCTTTCTAAATTAAATAAGAAGGAAGGCGACCTTGTACTTAAAGGTGATATTTTAGGCGAAATCGGAAATGCCGGAGTATTAAGTACAGGGCCCCATCTCCATTTTGAGATCTGGAAAAATGGAGTACCTCAGAATCCGGAAGTCTATTTAATCAAATAAAATCGAGTCATGTTAAATAATAAAAAGTCTACATCGAGTAACGGTTCAGAAAATTCAAGTAATTCTCCATCGGTAAATATTTTAAGTGAGGGAACTAAACTAAAAGGTGACCTTAGTTCGCAAACGGATATAAGGATTGCCGGTACTGTAGAGGGCGAAGCTGTCTCCAAAGGTAAATTAATCGTTACCGGAAATGGTAAAATTGTCGGTAACATCACTTCAGCTGACGCTGACATTGCGGGAAGGGTAGAAGGAGAAGTGAAAGTTTCCAATAAACTAACCCTCCGTGAAAGCGCTGTTATTGATGGAAATATCTACACCAAAACCCTTATCGTTGAAGAGGGTGCACAAATAAATGGATCATGCCGAATGGGATCAGATGCAAAATCTCTGTCTCAATCAAGCGATTCCGATTACGTGAATGATACCAAAGTAAAATCCTGACCCGCGAATAATTGCTTCATAATCTGCTTCCCGATAAATATGCTGAGTATGTAGGTTTGGGAGCAGAAATCGCTGTA
The window above is part of the Balneola sp. genome. Proteins encoded here:
- a CDS encoding bifunctional methylenetetrahydrofolate dehydrogenase/methenyltetrahydrofolate cyclohydrolase FolD; translated protein: MSAEIIDGKQVAELVRNRVREDVEDWKAKGNRAPFLQVILVGDDPASKVYTGAKTRACEDVGIETYTEILQDTISAKELKSVIEGYNTDDSVDGILVQLPLPSHLSSHDVIECINHRKDVDGFHPMNVGRLTVDQPCFRSCTPAGIMELFKHYSIPVKAKHAVVVGASNIVGSPMAIMLSRENSSGKATTTICHKYTKDLTQHTISADIVIAAAGQPHLIKAEMIKEGAVVIDVGINRIADETSEKGYKLVGDVDFESVKKKASWITPVPGGVGPMTVAMLMKNTLLAAKKSIYPD
- a CDS encoding Fis family transcriptional regulator, whose protein sequence is MSEKRPHILITDDEKAIRNTLEEILQYENYEVSTAESGSNAIDFVAKNDIDLMFLDIKMQGMDGLETLKKLREKGHEFPVIMISGHGTIEIAVEATKMGAYDFMEKPPDLNRLLISVRNALSQQNLANEYKQIKKKLPKVQEIIGESKAISKIKDLIDKVAPTQSRVLITGENGTGKELVAKWVHEKSPRSSAPFVEVNCAAIPSDLLESELFGHEKGAFTGASDQRIGKFDQADGGTLFLDEIGDMSLEAQAKVLRALQESTITRVGGNESISVDVRILAATNKDLEEEIEEGNFREDLFHRISVIPIKVPPLRERKEDIPLIAKACLKNLKERDISFSSISFSKEGLKALTKREWTGNVRELQNAVERLGILASEDEITEETVNDVLKTRDLKAGDLGKLADETDDFQDFKETAERLFLVKQLEKNDWNVSQTAETIGIQRSHMYNKMKKYNIER
- a CDS encoding IMP dehydrogenase; this translates as MYKMNDSSPFERITRQGLTYDDVLLVPNFSKVLPRDVDTTVQLTPTLKLNIPIISAAMDTVSEYRLAIALAREGGIAMLHKNMSIEDQAEHVRLVKRSESGMIVDPVTLKEDATVREARALMKKQKIGGIPIVDDAGILVGIVTNRDLRFESELGKKLGDIMTYEELYTAKEGTNLKQAEQILQHYKVEKLPIVDENNKLVGLITFKDIEKKKNFPNACKDEMGRLRVGAAVGVTADTMDRVEALVAASVDAITVDTAHGHSKGVLDTIKKIKQKYPDLNVIGGNIATRSAAEALAEAGADVVKVGVGPGSICTTRVVTGVGVPQLSAVMEVAEFTQKNGIGLIADGGIKQTGDIPKAIAGGADAVMMGSMFAGVDESPGETIIYESRKYKSYRGMGSISAMNKGSKDRYFQDVEDDISKLVPEGIEGRVPFKGYLGEVVHQMAGGLRAAMGYAGAANIDDMKKAEFVQISAASYKESHPHSVQITKEAPNYSVS